The genomic window TGTGCGCAAAGACACGGCCAAATCCCTCACCGCAGAACTATTCAGCGACTGGAAACGTTGGGCAGATGATTCTGGTGAATTCGCAGGCTCACAGCGGCGCTTCTCCGATCTGCTGCTCACTCGTGGCTTGGAGAAGTGGCGCAACAACTCCGGCATACGCGGCTTTCAGGGTATCGGACTTCGAGAATTACCGACTGATAGACGCATGCCTTATGCGGAAAACTGAAACATACAACCAACTGATTTTATTGATAACTGACGCAGACTGACATAGCTACTGATTTACCCCTACACGTGCGCACGTAAGAGGTTAACCGGCATAAGCGTCAGTCTGCGTCAGTCGCCCAAAACACAAGGAATACTGACATGCAAAACACAATACTCGCCCTCGACTTGGGCACGACAACCGGCTGGGCGTTGATGACCCGCGACGGCAGCATCACCAGTGGCACCGAATCATTCAAACCGCACCGTTTTGAAGGCGGCGGCATGCGATTCCTGCGCTTCAAACGCTGGCTGACCGAGATCAAGCAAACCTCTGACGGCATCGATGCTGTGTACTTTGAGGAAGTGCGGCGTCATCTGGGTGTGGATGCGGCCCACGCCTACGGCGGCTTCATGGCGCAGCTGACCGCTTGGTGCGAACACCACCAGATCCCGTATCAGGGTGTTCCGGTCGGCACGATCAAGAAGCACGCCACGGGCAAAGGCAATGCCAGCAAGGGCGAGATGATTGCGGCAGCCAAGGCACGCGGGCACCTCCCTGCTGACGACAACGAAGCCGATGCGCTGGCGCTGCTGCACTACGCCCTTCGCTTGCAGGAGGTGTGAAATGAAACCACAACCCTATCGCTGCCCGCTGGGCAAGATGCAACCGCAGACCACCGACCTGGATGCCGTCAAGGAAGCCGGATGGCGCGAGCAACACATCCTCGTGGTGAATGAGGCTGATGAACGTCTGGACTTCGTTGAGCGAGAAATCGTGCGCCGCATCGGTGAGCGTTTGTACGGGAGAAAGCGCAATGGATGACTGGAGTATCGACGAGGTGGAAGCCCGATTCGCGGAGGCGGCAGAAACAGCGCGGCGCTTGCCGCCTGCCCGCGTGATGGGCTATCTCAACGTATGGCCGATTCTGCTGCGCATGGCTCCGGAACGTGCCCCGGCGGATGACGAGGTGCATCACTTTCCGCCATCCCCTGCGGCCATCGACCGGATGCTGGAAGTCACACGCTGGGTGCAGTGGCTTGATACCGAATCACGGCATATCGTGTGGATGCGTGCAGATCGTTGCGAGTGGTCGCAAATCGCCAGACGGTTCGGTTGTGCAGTCAGAACGGTACAGCGCAGACGCAAGATTGCGCTGTCCATCGTAACCGAAAATCTGAATGGGGTGAGTGAAGTTGCGGCAAGTTGACAACGGGTACGAACATCTGCGGAAAGATGAGTATTGGTGCGGGTTTCAAGCGTTTTTTAGGGTGTCGCGTTTGGAAGATTTTCTGCTAATATTTGTGCCATGTTTGAAGTTTGAACGACCCCATTCAACACATCCACCAAACCGCCCGCGAGGCGGTTTTTTTACGCCCATGGAAAAGCTAAATATCGAATATCGCCAAGTCGAATTACTGGTTCCGTTCGTGAACAATGCCCGTACCCACAGCGATGACCAGGTCGCGCAAATCGCGGCCTCAATCCGTGAGTTTGGTTTTAACAACCCAATCTTGGTGGATGGCGAACGTGGCTTGATCGCAGGCCACGGCAGACTGCTCGCCGCACGCAAGTTGGGACTGGCCACCGTGCCGGTCATCGAACTGGCACATCTGTCTCCCACGCAAAAGCGCGCCTACATTCTGGCCGACAACCGCCTCGCTGAAAACGCCGGATGGGACAAGGAGCTGCTGGCGCTGGAACTGGCCGATCTCAAGCTCTCCGAGTTCGATCTCGATCTGCTGGGCTTCAGTGGCGATGAACTCGACGAGTTGCTGAATTCCGGTGACAAGGAAGGTTTGAGCGACGACGATGCGGTACCAGAGGTGCTGGAAGTCGCCATCACCAAACCGGGGGATGTCTGGCTGCTTGGCCAGCATCGGCTGCTGTGCGGGGATTCCACCAAGGCTGACGATCTCAAGCGCCTGATGCGGGAGGAACTGGCCGACATGGCATTCACCGATCCACCGTACAACGTCAACTACGCCAACACCGCGAAGGACAAGCTGCGCGGCAAGAACCGCCCGATCCTGAACGACAACCTGGGTGACGACTTCGGCACATTCCTCACCGATGCCTGCACAAACCTGCTGTCGGTGACCAAGGGCGCGGTGTACATCGCGATGAGTTCATCCGAACTCGACACCTTGCAGGCAGCCTTCCGTGCTGCCGGTGGCAAGTGGTCGACGTTCATCATCTGGGCCAAAAATACATTCACACTCGGGCGTGCCGATTACCAGCGCCAGTACGAGCCTATCCTGTACGGGTGGCGCGACGGTGCTGATCATTTCTGGTGCGGTGCACGCGATCAGGGCGATGTCTGGCAGATCAAGAAACCTGCCAAGAACGACCTGCATCCGACCATGAAGCCGGTCGAGCTGGTCGAGCGCGCCATCCTCAACAGCAGCAAGTCGCGCGACATCGTGCTGGACTTGTTCGGTGGCTCGGGCACTACGTTGATCGCTGCCGAGAAAACCGGTCGTCAAGCGCGCCTGATCGAACTCGACCCCAAGTATGTCGATGTGATCCTGCGCCGCTGGCAGGAATGGACAGGATTGCAAGCAACTCGCGAGTTGGATGGCGTGGCGTTTGATGCGCTCTCTGGCCTCAACAGCCTGCCAGAGCAGGACTTGCAACCCGTTGCCGTGGCTGACTAACGTCATGTTTTGCGGCTATACTCGTTCGCTTTCAACCAAAATGAACGTAAAAACATGAATAAGACCGAACTGATCGAACAAATCGCCACACGCTCTGGCGTAACCAAGGCTGACGCTGGCCGCGCCGTAAACGCCATGCTCGACAGCATCGTCGAAGCTATCGCCAACGGTGACGATGTGTCCCTGCCAGGTTTCGGTTCGTTCAAGGCATCGGCTCGCGCGGCTCGTGAAGGCAAAAATCCTAAGACTGGCGAGAAGCTGACCATTGCAGCGACCACCGTGCCGAAGTTCTCGGCAGGTGCGACCTTCAAGGCTGCTGTCGCCAAGAAGTAATCAGGCTCACCCCTGAACAACAAAGAGCGGCGCATGCCGCTCTTTGCATTTGTGCATCATGCGATCCGGTATACCCGGTCGCGCCCCGGTTCCTTGCTTGATGTAATTTCCAACCCCAGTTTCTTTTTGAAGGCTCCGGCAAAGGTGCCACGCACGGTGTGCTGCTGCCAGCCGGTGGCGGTGCAAATCTCGCTGATCGTGGCTCCCTCCGGGCGCTTGAGCATGGCAATCACCTCTGCCTGCTTGCTGTTGGCGCGTGTGCGCCGCTGTGCAGGTTCGGCGGTTTGTGCAGCGCTGTTCCCCGGACGCGGCACCCCAAGGGCATCGTAGCCCTCTGCGGCCACGCACCAACCCTCTCCTTCGCGGGTGATAAGTGCACGGTTAAACATGGCGTCGAGCACCTTGCTTCGTGCGCCGCCCTTGACGTTATCGGGGAACCACTCGATTTTGCCGCCGGTGTGTTGCACGGCGTGCTCGATGATTTGGCGCTGGGTATCGGTGAGTTTGATGTCAGTCATTTTGATCTCCTTGAGTTACTTGGTTTGTTGGGATTGCTGGCCTGCGAGGTAGGCGGCTTCGAGGGCTGCCTTGATGCCCCACACCGACACGTCGTGGAAATCCAGTCGGTCGCTGTGGCGGGTTTCGAGGGTTTCTACAAAGAGGTGCTGCTTGGCGATGGTTTCGAGAATCTGGTTGAGGGCTTGGGCTTTCATGTTGTTGCTCCTTAAACGTTGTGGATTTTTGCGGCCTTGTCGAACCCGACCCAAACCCCGTTTTGGTCCAAACCGCGCGCGGCGAGTTCTTCGCGGGCCAGCCTGTTGAGATCCAACTCGCCGCGTGCTGCTGCGGCCAGTACCTTGGTCAGCGCGATCTGGATAAAACCGACTTCGTCGACCGTGAATTCGTTGGTGGTGTAGCTCATGTTTTGCTCCTGCGTTGTTGTTGATGACGGTGACATGAACGCTTCGTTTTTGAAGTAAATCAACTCGTTTCTGCAGAAAGATTCCGCATCCTTTTTAAGCCGCTATTGATTGTTTGAAATGCCTCGCAAAGCCCCCACGCCCTGCCGTCACCCCGGCTGCGCGGTGGTGCTGGCCACGCCCGGTTACTGCGATCTACACCGTGTGGCTGTACACCGTGACTACGACCGGACACGCCGACACGAACCCGAGCGCGCGTTCTACAAATCGGCAGCGTGGCAGCACACCCGTGAAGCGTTCCTCCGGGCACACCCGTTGTGCTGTGCCTGCGAGGCCAAGGGGCTGACGGTTGCAGCACGTGTCGTGGACCACATCACTCCGATCAAGTCGGGTGGCGAGCGTCTGGACTGGCGCAACCTGCAAGCACTGTGCATCCCCTGTCACAACAGTAAAACCACGGGCGAGTGGCAATCGAGGCGGCGTATGCCCCCCTAGGGGGGTGAAATCTCTACGACTCGAACACAGGGGACCGGACGCCTGCCCAAATTTTTGCGCGTGCAAAATGAAAAACTTTTTTTCCAGAAAACATGGCCGGACGTAAACCCCTTCCAACCCGCGTCAAGCAGGTCAAGGGAACCTTGCAGAAGTGCCGCACCAACACGCGCGAGCCGAAACCGACCAGCGTGTTGTGCGATCCGCCGGAATACATGAGCGAGAGCGCAAAGGAAGCGTGGCGCTATGCCGTCGAGCATTCCCCGCCGGGATTGCTGTCGGCACTCGACGGTGCAGTGCTGGAACGCTGGGCAAACTGCTGCGGCATGTACCGCGAGGCGCTGGCCAAGATCAACCAGACCGGCGTGTCCGGCATGCTGGTCAAGACACCCAGCGGCATTCTGCGGCGCTCGCCACTGATGGATGTGATCCGCGATCTGGCGCTGGAAATGAAAGGCTACGAATCCGAGATGGGATTCACGCCCGCCTCGCGTTCGCGCGTGTCGGTGCCGACCGATCCGGCCAGTAAAGATGACCCTTGGGATGAGATTGCAGGCTGATGGCTGTATCCAAATACACAACACTCGCCCGGCACTATGCCGAGGCGGTGGTGGCTGGCGACCTCCCTGCCTGCCGCTGGGTGCAACTGGCCTGCCAGCGACAACTGAATAATCTGGCCCGGTTCAAGGGTAAAAGCAGCCCGTACCAGTTCAACCCCAAGCTGCTGGACAAGAACGGTCGCCAGTTCCATCCGGCAGACAACCTGTGCGCCTTCATCGAACGGCTGCCGCACGTCAAGGGGCCGCTGGCCGGTGAGCCGATCAAGCTGGAACCGTGGCAGGCATTCATCCTGACCACGGTGTTTGGCTGGGTGAAACCGGATGGCAAACGGCGCTTTCGCCGTTCGTATATCGAGGTGCCGCGCGGCAATGCCAAATCCACGCTGTCCTCGGCAGTCGCGCTGTACATGCTGGCCGCTGACCGCGAAGGCGGTGCCGAGGTGTATTCACTGGCCACCACCCGTGATCAGGCGCGCATCGTGTTCGGCGATGCCCAGACCATGGCGCGCAAGTCAGCCGGATTCCGCAGCCGCTTTGGTGTGAACGTCGGTGCACATAACATGCATGTGCTGACCAGCGGCTCGAAGTTCGAGGCACTGTCGGCTGAAGGTTCCACCCTCGATGGTTTGAACATTCACTTCGGTTGCGTGGACGAGTTGCATGCGCACAAGACGCGCACCGTCTACGACGTGGTGGAAACCGGCACCGGCAAGCGCAACAACTCGCTGCTCTGGGTGATCACCACAGCAGGCAGCAACCGCGCAGGCATCTGTTACGAGGTGCGCACCTTCGTCACGCGCATGCTGGATGGCGTGTTCGAGGACGACAGCCAGTTCGGCATCATCTACGGGCTGGACGATGGTGACGACTGGACCAGCGACTCGGCACTGATCAAGGCCAACCCCAACTGGGGCATCTCGGTGCAGCCGGAAGTGCTGCTGCCGCTGCAGGCCAAGGCCATGCAGATGCCGAGTGCCACCAACAACTTCAAGACCAAGCATCTCAACGAATGGGTCAACGCCGACACGGCGTGGATGGACATGCGGGCATGGGATGCCTGCTCTGATGCGAGTCTCGATCTGGATGACTTTGCCGGACAGCCCTGCTGGATCGGCCTCGACCTGGCCAGCAAGACCGACATCGCGGCCATGGTGCTGGTGTTCCGGCATCCGGAAATCGCCGGTGGCTATGCTGTGTTCGGACGCTACTACCTGCCGGAAGACACAGTGAATGGGTCCAGCAACAGCCAGTACAGCGGCTGGATGCGCGCCGGTCGCCTGACGGTGACACCCGGCAACGTGATCGACTTCGGCTGGATCGAAGCCGACCTCATCGATTTTGCCAGCCGCTTCGAGATACAGGCTGTGGCGTTCGACCCGTTCCAGGCCACGCAACTATCCACGCGGATGCTGGAAGAAGGCCTGCCGATGATCGAGGTACGCCCCACGGTGCTGAATTTCTCGGAACCAATGAAAACCGTCGAGGCACTGGTGCTCCAGAAAAAGTTGATCCACGACAACGATCCGGTGCTGACCTGGATGGCCTCCAACGTAGTGGCACATCTGGATGCCAAGGACAACATCTATCCACGCAAAGAACGACCAGAGAACAAGATCGACGGGATCGTGGCACTGATCATGGCGATCTCGCGCAGCATTTTGCCGGGCGAGGCCGTGGTGCTGGATGCCGATTACGAACTGATGCTGCTATAGGGCGATACCTTGGGACTGTTTGATTTTTTCAGCCGCTTCCGGGCCTCCAGTTCCGACCGCAGCCCATGGGGTGACTTCTGGTTTGAGCCGGTGGGTATGAGGGCAGGCACCGGCATGCGGGTGTCGGCGGACTCAGCGATGCGCCTCACAGCAGTCTATGCCTGCGTGCGCACCCTGTCGGAAACCATGGCATCACTCCCCTTCGTGCTGTACCGCACGGATGCATCCGGCGGCAAGGTGCGGGTAACCAACCACTGGCTGTATCGCTTGTTTGCCCGCCGTCCAAACCGGTTTCAGAATCCGTTCGAGTGGCGCGAGATGATGCAGGGGCACTTGGCACTGCGCGGCAATGCGTATAACCGCATCGTCAGCAACGCCTCGGGCGAGATCACCGAACTGGTGCCGATCCATCCGGATCGCATCCGCATCGAGTTGTTGCCCAGTGGCGAATTCCGCTACCGGATTACCGACCGTGATGGCCGCGAAACGGTGCTGCCGCGCGGCGAGGTCTGGCATCTGCGTGGTCTTTCCTCGGATGGCCTGCTCGGCATGAGTCCGATCGAGATCGCCCGCGAAAGTGTCGGCATGGCACTGGCAGCGCAGGATTATGGGGCGCGATTTTTCGCCAACGATGCGAAACCGACTGGCGGCTGGATCGAGTTTCCCGGCTCGTTCAAGGATGCCGAAGCCAAGAAGGTGTTCCGCGAGTCGTACCAGCAGGCACAGTCAGGTGCCAATCGCGGCAAGGTGCTGGTCCTCGAAAACGGCATGAAATTCCACGAGGTCGGCGTCACCAACCGGGACGCCCAGTTCCTCGAACTGCGCAAATTCCAGATCACCGACATCGCGCGGTTGTTCCGGGTGCCGCCGCACATGATCGGCGATCTGGATCGGGCGACCTTCTCGAACATCGAGCAGCAGAGTCTGGAGTTCGTCATGCACACCATGACGCCATGGGCCGAGCGCTGGGAGGCCAGCATCGAAGCGGAACTGCTGCCGAATGACGACGGGCTGGAAGTCGAGTTCGACTTTGCCAACCTGATGCGCGGTGATGCAGCGAGCCGCGCCGGTTACTACCAGAGCGGCATCCAGAACGGCTGGCTGACACGCAACGAAGCGCGCCTCGCAGAAAACCTGAACCCGCTCGAAGGACTCGATGAGCCGCTACGTCCGCTCAACATGACCGAAGAATCGGATGCAGAGGAAGCCTGTGACGAACCGGCAGAAGAACCTCCCACTCCAGAACCGAAAGAACCCGAAGATGAAACGTGAACTCCTGATCGCCGAGTTTCTGGCGACCCCTTGGGCCATGATGCCGGAACGGCTAAATGCCGTGGCTGCCGTGCTCACCCGCTGGTCGCGCGGGGATATGGCTTCCGCCGAAACCATGCAGCAGATCGAAGCCGACAAGGCCGCCCGATCGGCTCGCCGCGAGCAACTGGCAGGCTCGTCTGGCAACGGCATCGCCGTGCTGCCGCTCTACGGTGTGGTCACCCAGCGCGGCAACCAGGTCGACGATGTGTCCGGTCCGGGCAGTGTCAGCACTCAGCGGTTTGCCTCGGCTTTGCGCGAAGCGATTGCCGATCCCGCCGTGGGCGGCATCCTGATCGACATCGACAGTCCCGGCGGCAGCGTCTATGGCGTGGCCGAACTGGCTGACGAGATCATCGCGGCTCGCTCCCAGAAACCAGTGGTTGCCATCGCCAACAGTCTCGCGGCTTCTGCCGCGTACTGGATCGGCGCATCCTGTTCGGAGATGTATGTCACGCCCGGCGGCGAAGTCGGCAGCATCGGCGTGTGGCAAGCGCACTTCGACTATTCGGAAGCGCTCGCGCGTGACGGCGTGAAGCCTACGCTGATTTCAGCAGGCAAGTACAAGGTCGAAGGCAATCCCTATGCGCCGCTGGATTCCGATGCACAGTCGTTCATGCAATCCCGTGTGGATGATTACTACGCCGCCTTCACCAAGGCCGTCGCCAAAGGTCGCAATGTACCAATCTCGCAGGTGCGCAGCGGCATGGGCGAAGGCCGTGTGCTGGGTGCCGATGCAGCACTTGCACAGAACATGGTCGATGGCGTCGCCACTTTCAGCGATGTCGTAAGAAAAATGCAGCGCGATCTGAAAGCGTCGAAACCTAAAGCCAACCGTCTGGCACTCGCCCGGCGAGAACTCGAAATCCTGTAGTCCCCCTGTCGTACCGCAACCCCAAACCGCCCTCGTGGCGGTTTTTTCATTTGGAGAACCGAAACATGAGCAAACAACTACGTGAGTTGCAGTCGAAGAAGGCGGCACTCGTCAAAGAAGCCCGTCAACTTACCGATCTGGCGGCAAGCGAATCCCGTGACATGACCGATGCCGAGGTCGCCGCCTTCGATGCCTTGCGTACCAAGATCGACGCCGCCTCCGGCGCAATCGACCGCGAAGCCGCACTGATCGCCGAGGAAGCGCGCCTGTCTGCCAGCCAGGCGCTCGGCATTGTCCTGACCGACAACCGCGCGGACGATCCCAAGCATGGCTTCAATGCCATTGGTGATTTCATGCAGGCGGTCTATCAGGCGCAACAGCCCGGCAAGGGCATTGATGATCGCCTGATGATCGGTGCTGCCGCTCCCACCAGTTTCGGCAACGAGTCCGCCGGTCAGGATGGTGGCTTCCTCGTGCCGCCCGAATTCTCGCGCGAAATCTTCCGCCTCAGTCTGGGCGAGGATTCCCTACTGCCGCTGACCGACAACGTCGAGATTACCGGCAACACCATGGCTTTCCCCAAGGACGAAACCACCCCATGGGGCACCAACGGCATCCGCGCCTACTGGCAAGGTGAAGCCGCTGCCGCCAACGCCACCAAGCCGGTGCTCGGTCTGGCCTCGCTGCGACTGAAGAAGTTGATGGCGCTGGTGCCGACCACCGACGAGCTGCTGGATGATGCCAATGCGCTGACCAGCTATCTGCCGGACAAGATCGCCACCTCGATTCGCTGGAAAACCAACGAGTCCATCCTGTTCGGCGCAGGCAACGGTATCCCGGTCGGCTGCATGACCGGCAACGCCGTGGTGACGGTCGCCAAGGAATCTGGCCAAGCCACACAAACCCTGCAACCGCAGAATCTGGCCAAGATGATTGCCCGCCTGCCGCCCGGCAGTTTTGCCAATGCGGTATGGATCATCAACAACGATGTGCTGCCTGCGCTGTTCACCCTGAGTCTGGGCAACTACCCGATCTACCTGCCGAATGGATTGACGGTGGGCGGCATTCAGGTCTCGCCCTACGGCACCCTGCTGGGCCGTCCGGTGATCGTGTCGCAGCACGCCAACACGTTCTCCAGCCAAGGCGATGTGCTGCTGGTGGATCTGTCGTACTACCAGTCCATCACCAAGGCCGGTGGCCTGCAGACCGCGACCTCGATGCATCTGTATTTCGATGCCGACCTCACCGCGTTCCGCACCACCTTCCGCATGGACGGCCAGTCCAAGATCGCCAACGCGATCGACCCGGCCAAGGGCAGCAGCAAGCTGTCGCCGTTCATCCAGCTGGCCGCACGCTAACCAACCAAGGCGGGGACAACCCCGCCTTTATTTTTTGAGGATTCCACCATGCTCCCAAACGCAAAATGCAGTGAACTCGTATCCATTCTGGCCTCGCTCGATCCGGTCAGTCAGGCGGCAGGTACTGTCGCCACCGGCTGGATTCCGGTCGGCAACTTCCATGCAATTCTGGCACTGATCGAAACCGGTGCGCTCGGTGCCAGTGCCACGCTGGACGCCAAATTCCAGCAAGCGCTCGATGCTGCAGGCACCGGCGTCAAGGATGTCACCGGTCGCGCCATCACCCAGATTACGCAAGTTGGTGGTGGCTCGGCCAAGCAGGCGCTGATCAACCTGCGCCCGGAAGATCTGGACAGCGCCAACGGCTACGGCTTCGTTCGCCTGTCGATCACGGTTGGTGTCGCCGCCAGCCTTGTGGCCGCGCAGGTGATCGGATTCAACCCGCGCTTTGCCGATGCTTCTGCCTTCAACCAAGCTGCTGTCGCGCAGATCGTTTAAGGAGTCAATCATGGCCAAACGCATTCTGCTCTCGCAGAGCTTCAACGCCGTCGATGGTGGCGGCAACAGCTATCCCAAGTACCGCGCGGGCGAGCATTACGAGCCCTCCGAGGAAACCGAACGTCTCGTGGCGGCAGGTATCGCCGAAGCAATAGAGGTGGCCGACGAAACCGCACCTGCCGCCGATCAGGTTGTGACGGATACCGCCGGCCCGCCTGCTGATGCTACGGCTGCCTGACCATGCCGCTTGTGATCGTCAACCAGCCTGCGGCTGAACCGGTCACGCTGGACGAAGCCAAGCTGCATCTGCGGGTCGATGCCGTCGAGGATGACCCCTTGATCGGCGCACTGATCTCGGCGGCACGCCTGCATGCCGAGACAGTCACGGCCCGGCAACTGATGCCCGCGCGCTGGAAACTGGTGCTGGATTGTTTTCCGGGGCCGTCGCTGATGGGTGTGCCGATTGGTGTGGGATTTTCTTTGCCGGGACACGCTATCCTGATTCACAAATCGCCGGTGCAGCAGATCATCTCCATTCGCTACCGCGATATGAGCAGCGTCTGGCAGGAAATGCCTGCTGCCGACTATGTTGCCGATCTCAGTTCCGAACCTGCGCGCATCACCCCTGCCTTCGGCAAGGTCTGGCCACCGGTACTGCCGCAGATCGGCAGCGTCGAAGTGCTATTCGATGCGGGCTATGCCAGCGCCGATCAGGTGCCTTCCGGCATCAAGCGCTGGATGCTGATGCGCGTCGGCTCCCTGTATCAGCACCGCGAGGAGTTCAGCGTGTTGCCTGCCGGACGCATCGACCCGCTGCCGTTTGTTGATGGGCTGCTTGATCCCTATCGTGTGGTGACAGTATGACTACCCGTGTATCGGCAGGCCGCCTCGACCGTCGCATCACCTTGCAGCAAAAGACCGCTGCACGCGGTGCGCTCGGCGGACATCAGGAAGTGTGGAGCAATCTAGCCACGGTCTGGGC from Ferriphaselus amnicola includes these protein-coding regions:
- a CDS encoding crossover junction endodeoxyribonuclease RuvC; the protein is MQNTILALDLGTTTGWALMTRDGSITSGTESFKPHRFEGGGMRFLRFKRWLTEIKQTSDGIDAVYFEEVRRHLGVDAAHAYGGFMAQLTAWCEHHQIPYQGVPVGTIKKHATGKGNASKGEMIAAAKARGHLPADDNEADALALLHYALRLQEV
- a CDS encoding DUF6362 family protein, whose product is MDDWSIDEVEARFAEAAETARRLPPARVMGYLNVWPILLRMAPERAPADDEVHHFPPSPAAIDRMLEVTRWVQWLDTESRHIVWMRADRCEWSQIARRFGCAVRTVQRRRKIALSIVTENLNGVSEVAAS
- a CDS encoding site-specific DNA-methyltransferase, with translation MEKLNIEYRQVELLVPFVNNARTHSDDQVAQIAASIREFGFNNPILVDGERGLIAGHGRLLAARKLGLATVPVIELAHLSPTQKRAYILADNRLAENAGWDKELLALELADLKLSEFDLDLLGFSGDELDELLNSGDKEGLSDDDAVPEVLEVAITKPGDVWLLGQHRLLCGDSTKADDLKRLMREELADMAFTDPPYNVNYANTAKDKLRGKNRPILNDNLGDDFGTFLTDACTNLLSVTKGAVYIAMSSSELDTLQAAFRAAGGKWSTFIIWAKNTFTLGRADYQRQYEPILYGWRDGADHFWCGARDQGDVWQIKKPAKNDLHPTMKPVELVERAILNSSKSRDIVLDLFGGSGTTLIAAEKTGRQARLIELDPKYVDVILRRWQEWTGLQATRELDGVAFDALSGLNSLPEQDLQPVAVAD
- a CDS encoding HU family DNA-binding protein translates to MNKTELIEQIATRSGVTKADAGRAVNAMLDSIVEAIANGDDVSLPGFGSFKASARAAREGKNPKTGEKLTIAATTVPKFSAGATFKAAVAKK
- a CDS encoding DUF3489 domain-containing protein; its protein translation is MTDIKLTDTQRQIIEHAVQHTGGKIEWFPDNVKGGARSKVLDAMFNRALITREGEGWCVAAEGYDALGVPRPGNSAAQTAEPAQRRTRANSKQAEVIAMLKRPEGATISEICTATGWQQHTVRGTFAGAFKKKLGLEITSSKEPGRDRVYRIA
- a CDS encoding DUF6900 domain-containing protein → MKAQALNQILETIAKQHLFVETLETRHSDRLDFHDVSVWGIKAALEAAYLAGQQSQQTK
- a CDS encoding HNH endonuclease → MPRKAPTPCRHPGCAVVLATPGYCDLHRVAVHRDYDRTRRHEPERAFYKSAAWQHTREAFLRAHPLCCACEAKGLTVAARVVDHITPIKSGGERLDWRNLQALCIPCHNSKTTGEWQSRRRMPP
- a CDS encoding phage terminase small subunit P27 family, which encodes MAGRKPLPTRVKQVKGTLQKCRTNTREPKPTSVLCDPPEYMSESAKEAWRYAVEHSPPGLLSALDGAVLERWANCCGMYREALAKINQTGVSGMLVKTPSGILRRSPLMDVIRDLALEMKGYESEMGFTPASRSRVSVPTDPASKDDPWDEIAG
- a CDS encoding terminase large subunit; protein product: MAVSKYTTLARHYAEAVVAGDLPACRWVQLACQRQLNNLARFKGKSSPYQFNPKLLDKNGRQFHPADNLCAFIERLPHVKGPLAGEPIKLEPWQAFILTTVFGWVKPDGKRRFRRSYIEVPRGNAKSTLSSAVALYMLAADREGGAEVYSLATTRDQARIVFGDAQTMARKSAGFRSRFGVNVGAHNMHVLTSGSKFEALSAEGSTLDGLNIHFGCVDELHAHKTRTVYDVVETGTGKRNNSLLWVITTAGSNRAGICYEVRTFVTRMLDGVFEDDSQFGIIYGLDDGDDWTSDSALIKANPNWGISVQPEVLLPLQAKAMQMPSATNNFKTKHLNEWVNADTAWMDMRAWDACSDASLDLDDFAGQPCWIGLDLASKTDIAAMVLVFRHPEIAGGYAVFGRYYLPEDTVNGSSNSQYSGWMRAGRLTVTPGNVIDFGWIEADLIDFASRFEIQAVAFDPFQATQLSTRMLEEGLPMIEVRPTVLNFSEPMKTVEALVLQKKLIHDNDPVLTWMASNVVAHLDAKDNIYPRKERPENKIDGIVALIMAISRSILPGEAVVLDADYELMLL
- a CDS encoding phage portal protein: MRAGTGMRVSADSAMRLTAVYACVRTLSETMASLPFVLYRTDASGGKVRVTNHWLYRLFARRPNRFQNPFEWREMMQGHLALRGNAYNRIVSNASGEITELVPIHPDRIRIELLPSGEFRYRITDRDGRETVLPRGEVWHLRGLSSDGLLGMSPIEIARESVGMALAAQDYGARFFANDAKPTGGWIEFPGSFKDAEAKKVFRESYQQAQSGANRGKVLVLENGMKFHEVGVTNRDAQFLELRKFQITDIARLFRVPPHMIGDLDRATFSNIEQQSLEFVMHTMTPWAERWEASIEAELLPNDDGLEVEFDFANLMRGDAASRAGYYQSGIQNGWLTRNEARLAENLNPLEGLDEPLRPLNMTEESDAEEACDEPAEEPPTPEPKEPEDET
- a CDS encoding S49 family peptidase translates to MKRELLIAEFLATPWAMMPERLNAVAAVLTRWSRGDMASAETMQQIEADKAARSARREQLAGSSGNGIAVLPLYGVVTQRGNQVDDVSGPGSVSTQRFASALREAIADPAVGGILIDIDSPGGSVYGVAELADEIIAARSQKPVVAIANSLAASAAYWIGASCSEMYVTPGGEVGSIGVWQAHFDYSEALARDGVKPTLISAGKYKVEGNPYAPLDSDAQSFMQSRVDDYYAAFTKAVAKGRNVPISQVRSGMGEGRVLGADAALAQNMVDGVATFSDVVRKMQRDLKASKPKANRLALARRELEIL
- a CDS encoding phage major capsid protein, with amino-acid sequence MSKQLRELQSKKAALVKEARQLTDLAASESRDMTDAEVAAFDALRTKIDAASGAIDREAALIAEEARLSASQALGIVLTDNRADDPKHGFNAIGDFMQAVYQAQQPGKGIDDRLMIGAAAPTSFGNESAGQDGGFLVPPEFSREIFRLSLGEDSLLPLTDNVEITGNTMAFPKDETTPWGTNGIRAYWQGEAAAANATKPVLGLASLRLKKLMALVPTTDELLDDANALTSYLPDKIATSIRWKTNESILFGAGNGIPVGCMTGNAVVTVAKESGQATQTLQPQNLAKMIARLPPGSFANAVWIINNDVLPALFTLSLGNYPIYLPNGLTVGGIQVSPYGTLLGRPVIVSQHANTFSSQGDVLLVDLSYYQSITKAGGLQTATSMHLYFDADLTAFRTTFRMDGQSKIANAIDPAKGSSKLSPFIQLAAR
- a CDS encoding head-tail connector protein — its product is MPLVIVNQPAAEPVTLDEAKLHLRVDAVEDDPLIGALISAARLHAETVTARQLMPARWKLVLDCFPGPSLMGVPIGVGFSLPGHAILIHKSPVQQIISIRYRDMSSVWQEMPAADYVADLSSEPARITPAFGKVWPPVLPQIGSVEVLFDAGYASADQVPSGIKRWMLMRVGSLYQHREEFSVLPAGRIDPLPFVDGLLDPYRVVTV